In Flavobacterium piscisymbiosum, the sequence GGCAATTAAACTAATCTGGTATATAATTCCCGATACCTGACACATGCCGCCTCCATTCTCTTCTACTAATTGACCGTTTACCAAAGTTCTGCTTTTCTTAAAATCCTGATTTGGATTTCCTACCACTTTAAAAAAAGAAAAAATTTGATTTGGCTCAAGAACATATCTGTTAATCCTTTTTGAAGCCAGCAGAATATTGTGCAACTTATTATCAAAAGTCTGACTGGATTTTATTTCCTGTGTTAATGTTATCGCATAACGAAAGGTAAAATCGTTTTGGCATTTTTTAGAAAACCGGAACAAATCTTTGGTCCATAAATCCTTTTTAAATCTAAGCAATAACTTAAGGCTAATTTTGAGTGGTTTCAACATATTCATTTCTTCTCTAATTCGATGATTAAATAAGAACTATACTCTTTTAGGAATGAATTAGCTAAAAAAGAATCGAGTTTTATCAAAGGCTTTCGGCAAAATTCAGGAAATCGATGTATGGGAAAAAACAAAAAACCAAATGTTCTTTTAATCTTAAAATTGGGATTTTCTTTAAAATCCCCGATACTTAAACTAAAGGCTCCGTGCCAATTATTTTTTTTATATCCAAGCAAATTTCTTCGTTTTCGCGATGGAATATCAAAAATAATTCTGCCATTGTTTTTTAAAATTCGTTTTGATTCTTCTAAAACCTGATTGATTTTATCCTGATCCAGATGCATAAAAAAATGAAAACTAATAATGGTATCTACAGAATTATCCTGTAAAGTTATTTGATGAGCTTCGTTTTGTAAAAATGTTTTTTCAGGAAACTTCCTTCTTGCCATTTCGATCATTTCAGCGCTTGCATCAACTCCAATAGAAGCATAATTTAAAAGTCTGCCAGTACCGCAGGCTAAATCAAGAATTTGCTCGTTTTTATTGGTTAATAACCTATCAAGAATATTTCGTTCCTGAGAGTCAATAAATCTTCCGTAAGAATTATCAAATCTATTCTGATCATAAGTACTTGCCAGATCATTATAGTAATTTACAATTTCGCTCATTTTTAATTTTTAAGACAAAATCAAAAATAATAAAAATCTTACTCGAAAAACATTTTTTATCCTTTCTTCAGAATATTCCCTAAACCACGGCCAATTTGCTCAATGGCTTCAAGACCTTTGGTTAATGGCGTAGCAGTAAAATCTTCGTAGGCATCCATAGAAGTTCCTTTGCGATCGTCTTGCGCATATACCAGAATCAGATTGTTATCATCAAATGATTTTTCGAATTTCTGAGGTAGTTTATCAAAAATTGACTGGTACGAAACAGAACCTTTTCTAGAAAGATTAAAAACAATCAAATCGTTTGGTTTTATTTCATCAGAAATCGATTCAAAATCATCCCAATCCATAATACTTTTAAAACCTAATTTTGCATTCAGTTTCAAATTAGCAGCAATTTGCTGAATCGTTTGATGTGTTTTATATTCGGCATAAATTATAATCGGAATACTTAATTCCTGCGATAATCGGCAGATTTTCTGTAATAACAAATGAAATCCAACTCCTCTTTCAGAAAATGGCGGGCAGATAAAAACCAGTCTTTTTTCTTCTATAAAAGTCTTTTGAAATCTACAAATAAATAAACTTTTGTCGACGTTATTGATAATCGAATCTACGTTTTCTCCAAAAATTTTATCAAGGAATCCTGTTTTTCTAGGCCAACCCACGATCACAATATCCGACATGATTTCTTTCGAAGTTCTGGCAATTCCGCTGGCAGGATTATGGTCAATTCTGGCAATTGTATTTATTTTTACTTCTGAAGCCGACGCCTGAATGACGAATTTATCAACTGCTTTTCGATACTTTAAAATATTTTTTTCGGCCTGATCATTATTAGGAACGATCGTTAACAAAGTTACTGGATTAGATGATTTTTTATCTTTAATTAAAAGTGCAAAATCTAATAAAGTGGCTGTCGCCGAAGTTTTTGCTAACGGAATTAAAATGTGTTCGTCTAAAATTTGATCGCTATGCGCATCTTCATGAGAAACTTCTTCCTCGCAAATTGCTATTTTTTTGGCTGCTTTTTCAGTGGCAAAAGAAGCTACAATACAAGTAATTAATATTAAAATAATAGTTCCGTTTAAGATATTTTCATCCAGAATTTTCGCTTTAAATCCCACTAAAATAACCGCCAACGTTGCAGCGGCATGTGCACTGCTTAACCCGAAGATCAGTTGTCTTTCTGTTCGGGTATATTTAAAAACAATCTGGGTAAAAAATGCTGCCGTCCATTTCCCGAAAATCGCCACAACACTCAAAGTTCCGGCAACAATTAATGCCGTTGGTCCGCTAAGAATTACGCTGATATCAACCAACATTCCCACCGAAATCAGGAAAAACGGAATGAACAATGAATTGCCGATAAACTCAATTCTGTTCATCAATGCAGACGAATGCGGAATTAAGGGATTCAAAGCCAAACCTGCAACGAACGCACCAATAATAGGCTCTACTCCTGCTACTTCGGCCAAAAATGCTGCAAAGAAAACTACAGAAAGTACAAAGATATAATGAGCATGTTTTTCACTTTCTAATTTCTTAAAGAACCATTTAGCAATTCTTGGAATCACCAAAAACATAATAGCAGAGAAAATGGCCAATGAAACCGTTAGTTTTATCCAGAAAGCCTGATTCAGATTACCTTGGCTACTTCCCATAATAACGGCCAGAATAATCAAAACGGCAGTATCTGTTAATATCGTTCCTCCTACTGTTATGGCAACAGCCTGATTTTTTGCAATCCCTAATTTACTTACAATTGGGTAAGCTACCAGCGTGTGCGTGGCAAACATACTTGCGGTCAGGAAACTGGCATTAAAATCATATTGCAGTAAATAATAACAAACCGGAAACCCAATGGTTAAAGGGAAAATAAAGGTAAAGAAACCGAATAATAAGCTCTTATTTCTATTGGCTTTAAACTCATTCATGTCGAGTTCAAGGCCGGCAATAAACATAATATATAAAAGTCCGATTGTCGAAAACAAATCTACGGCTGAGTTTTTAGCCAGAATATTAAGTCCGTGTGGTCCAATGATTACACCGGAAATAATAAGTCCGATAATTCCTGGAATGTTTATTTTTTTAAGTAAAATAGGCGACAAGAGAATAATGAAAAGTATTAACGAGAAAATCAATACTGGGTTGCTAAGCGGTAATTCGAATTCTTGTAAAAAATGCTTGAAAAATTCTATCATAATGTAATTTTATCTTCTTTGTGGTATTTTAATTTTTCGCAAACAGAGGTGTTCAAATTAAAATGAAATCTCAGAAGTTATGGTTACCGATTTCTTTTTAGACCAAAAAAACCGGATTCTTTAGTGATTGTTTCATTACAAAAATACCTAAAAAAAACACCAACTTTTCACGAAAACCACATATTAAGCAATAAATTTTGTTTCGTTGCCAAATTATTAATATTTAATATTTTTTTTAACAAAACTGCAACATTAACAAACGAAAATAAAACTTCATTGCATTATTCAATTATCTTTGTCTTAATAAATATTGCACAATGGAAGAATGTATCTCTGTTTTTGATATGCTTAAAATTGGCGTTGGCCCCTCAAGTTCTCATACTTTAGGGCCTTGGAGAGCCGCTGAACGTTTTTTAGAAGAGTTAAAAGACGAATCAATTTTAGACCAGATTAAACGTGTAAAAGTCGATTTATACGGATCACTTTCTTTAACCGGAAAAGGTCACGCCACAGATTTATCTGTTATGCTGGGTTTAAGCGGGCAGGATCCCGAATATATTCCGGTTGATAATATTGCCGGAATCATTAAAACGATCGAAGACAACAACGAGATTATTCTGGCGAATGAATATAAAATCCCGTTTTATTTTCTGCAGGATATTGTTTTCAATAAAGAGTTTCTTCCTTTTCATGCCAACGGACTAAAATTTACAGCTTATAAAGAGGATGATTCTGAATATGAATCTACTTTTTATTCTATAGGTGGAGGTTTTGTGGTGAAAGAAGAACGCACCAATGCCAAAATCAAAGAAGTTATAAAATGTGCTTTCCCATTCCCTATTCAAAATGCGGTTGAGCTTTTAAATTATACGGTTTCAGAGAACAAATCTATTTCGGAAATTGTTTATGAAAACGAAAAATCGATGCGTCCGGAAGCAGAAATTCATTCCGAATTAATGCGTATCTGGAACACGATGTTAGAATGTATGTACATTGGCTGTCATACCGGAGGAATTCTCCCGGGCGGACTAAACGTTCGCAGAAGGGCTTTTGACATGCACCAAAACTTAATAGGTTTATCAAATTATTCCAATCCGCAAACGTGGCTGGAAGAAATCAGAAAAACCGAAGTAAAATTTCGTCAGATCCTAAAATGGGTAAGTTGTTTTGCACTTGCCGTGAATGAAGTAAATGCTTCTTTAGGCCGCGTGGTTACAGCTCCTACAAACGGAAGCGCTGGTGTAATTCCGGCGGTTTTAATGTATTATCTGGTTATTGAAAATCATGATGCAGGCGAAAAAGAAATCAAACAATTCCTGATGGTTGCCGGAGAAATTGGAAGTATCTTCAAGAAAGGTTCTACAATCTCGGCTGCTATGGGCGGTTGCCAGGCCGAAATCGGTGTTTCGTCATCTATGGCTGCTGCAGCTCTTTGCGAATTAATGGGCGGAACTCCTGCTCAGGTTTTAATGGCTGCCGAAATCGCTATGGAACATCACCTTGGTTTAACCTGCGACCCAATTGGTGGTTTGGTTCAGATTCCGTGTATCGAAAGAAATACTATGGGTGCCATAAAAGCAATAAATGCTGCCGAATTAGCCCTTGAAACTGATTCTAAAAACGCAAAAGTACCACTTGATAAAGTAATCAATACGATGTGGCAAACGGCAAAAGACATGAACTCTAAATACAAAGAAACCTCCGAAGGCGGATTGGCAATTGCTGTAAATATGGCTGATTGTTAAATAATAAAGGTTGCCACGAATTTCACTAATTTTCGCGAATTAATATTTAGCTTCTTTGCGCATTAAAAAATTTATGAAATTCGTGAAATTCGTGGCAAAAAACTCTTCCAAAATATATTTTCATGAAAAAATATTACTTTCTTTTAGCCTTATTATTTTCGTCCCTTTTAATAAATGCTCAGGAACGTTATTTCCTTAATTCGGATACGCGTTTGTATACTTCCGCAAGTACTTCTGCTGAGTTTTTGGGTTATTTTAAATATGGTGCCGAAATACAATTATTATCCGAAAGCAAAAATGGCTGGTACAAAGTAAAAGCCGATAATTTATCTGAAGGTTATATTCCGGAGCAATATGTTGCAACACGATTAAATGCCAAAGATGTTAAAGTAAGAGACAACGAAAATCCTATTTTAGAAGGCGGAGACAATTATTATGGTGGTAATCACCTTTTTGTTTTGGTTGCAGGTTTAAAGGCGCGTGCACAACCCGATAAAAATTCAAAAATTAGAGAAATTTTATTTGTTGGTGATCCTGTAGCCATTAATTATCTCCCAAAAAATGAAGACGAATGGGTAAATATTAGTGGTCAATTTAGCGACGAATATGCCAGGTTTACGCTAAGAAAGTTTGTTGGCAAAAGACCTGATTTTAATACCTTATTAAAAGATTTCGACAAACTCGATGTCAATAATGTTACAGAACGTAAAATTGTAGGCGAACGACTAGTTCAACTCGCCTGGAATAGCGACAATACTAAACTAATCCCCGCTTATCAAAGATATTATGAGGTCGTAAAACAATTAAATGATCCTAAACTTATTGATGATACCGAGTTGAATATGGCTATAGCCAAAGGATTAGTAAAGCATAAAAAACAGGAAGAAATTACGGCCTTTACCAAAAAATCAGAATTTGTGGTAAAAGGCTTAAAAACCAAATCATTATTTTTTACTCAAAAAGAGTTAATAAATACATTGGGCAATCCGGTAAAAAAAGCCACAATAAGCGATGAATGTGGTTTATATATCAGCGAACTTTTTTATTATTATCCGGATTTAGAAGCTTCTGTAGATGAAAAAGAAAACAAAGTAGAGGTCATAAAGATTTTCATCAATCAAACCAACAAACTTGTTTTCAATGTCAATGCGGCATTAGACAGCTCATTAACCGAAAAAAACTTTATCGAAAAATACGGTACTTATATTGGGGCGTCAATAAAAAACCCACATTCATACTCTATACCGTTAGAAGACAGCCATTTTGAAATAGAATTTAAAGATGGAAAGTTATTTGCCATCGAAATAATCTACTATTGCTGATTTCAATCTATAATTATTCAATACTTTTACATCTTCAAAAAAAAATAAAATGTCAGTAGCAAAAAAAGATTATAAAAGAATCACAACAAAGTCATTGATCGAAATGAAAAGCAACGGAGAAAAAATCTCTATGCTTACGGCTTACGATTTTACAATGGCTAAAATTGTTGACACCGCAGGAGTCGATGTGATTTTAGTGGGCGATTCAGCATCAAATGTTATGGCGGGTCACGAAACGACATTGCCAATTACTTTAGATCAAATGATATATCATGCTTCATCTGTAGTTCGCGCTGTAGAGAGAGCATTAGTTGTAGTAGATTTACCTTTTGGAAGTTACCAGTCTGACCCAAAAGAAGCTTTGCGTTCTGCTATTCGAATCATGAAAGAAAGTGGCGGTCACGCTGTGAAACTGGAAGGAGGAAAAGAAATTAAAGAATCTATCAAAAAAATATTAAACGCAGGAATTCCGGTTATGGGACATTTGGGTTTAACTCCTCAATCGATCTACAAATTCGGGACTTACAGCGTTCGCGCCAAAGAAGATCAGGAAGCCGAAAAACTAATCGAAGATGCCAAATTGCTTGAAAAAGTAGGTTGTTTTGCTGTTGTTCTAGAAAAAATCCCAGCCGATTTAGCTAAAAAAGTAGCCGAAAGTATTTCGATTCCGGTTATTGGTATCGGTGCCGGAGGTGGCGTTGACGGACAAGTTTTGGTGATTCACGATATGTTAGGAATGAACAATGAATTCAGCCCGCGTTTCTTACGTCGCTATTTAAATTTATACGAAGAAATGACAAAAGCAATTGGTCAATATGCCGCTGATGTTAAATCAAGTGATTTTCCTAACTCTGGGGAGCAATATTAATTTTTTTTAAGGTACTAAGGTTCTAAGTTGCTAAGGTTTCTTTTTTAGGGACAAAGGTTCAAAGGTTTCTTAATTTTACCATTATTTCTCGCAAAGACGCAAAGTCACAAAGAACCAAATTTTAACTTTGCGCTTTTGCGTCTTTGCGAGAGATTAAAACGCTACGGTGCTCAATCTAAAATCAGATATCTAAAATCTAAAATTACACACAAGTCTAGTATGAAAATCGTTTCAGATAAAAATAATCTCCAGGTTCTACACGAAGACAACCATATTATTGTGGTTAATAAACGCGTGGGCGATATTGTGCAAGGTGATAAAACAGGCGATAAACCTTTATCTGATGTTGTAAAAGAATACATTAAAGACAAATACAATAAACCTGGTGATGTATTTTTGGGCGTAATTCATCGTTTAGATCGTCCTACAACCGGAATTGTGGTTTTTGCCAGAACTAGCAAAGCATTAACGAGAATGAACGAAATGTTCAGCAATCGTGAAACTCAAAAAACATATTGGGCAGTTGTGAAGAATAAACATCAGGAAACAAGTGCCAAATTGGTTCATTATCTTAAAAGAAACGAAAAAAACAATACTTCAAAAGCACATTTAAAAGAAGTTCCGGATAGTAAACTGGCTAGTTTAGATTATACTGTTTTTAAAGAATTACAAAATTATGTAGCTCTTGAAATCAATTTGCATACAGGTCGCCATCATCAAATTAGGGCTCAATTAGCTGCTATTGGATCACCGATTAAAGGCGATTTAAAATATGGTTTTGACCGAAGCAATCCTGATGGAGGAATTCATCTTCATGCCAGAAAATTGGTTTTCATTCATCCTGTTTCTAAAGAAAATATAACAATTACAGCGCCAACTCCCGATGAAACTATTTGGAACGCCCTTTGATTTTATGATACAATTGTTAATTTTTTAATTTTTATCGATTAACTTGCATAGTCAAAAATCAAGTGAAATCATAAAAATGGACTATAAAAACGACATCGGATACAGAAAAGAAACGCTAAAAAAATTGTTGTATAACATTCAGAAAAGCGAAGACTTAATTGTAAAAGCTTTATACGATGATTTTAAAAAGCCAGAATTTGAAGCTGTTTTAACCGAAACCAACTATGTTATTTCGGATTTAAAAGACACTATAAAAAATATTCATAAATGGGCAAACCGAAAACGTGTTTTTCCTTCTCTTCTTAATTTTCCTTCTACAGATTATATTTATAAAGAACCTTACGGAGACGTCTTGGTTATTGCTCCCTGGAATTATCCTTTTCAATTGGCTTTATGTCCTTTGATTGCGGCAGTAGCAGCAGGAAATCGTGTAGTTTTAAAACCATCTGAACTCACACCTAATACCTCAGCGATAATCGCCAAAATTATCGAAAAAACCTTTCATGTCAATCATGTTGAAGTTTTTGAAGGCGGTGTAGAAGTCTCTAATCAACTACTGGCAAAACGCTGGGATTATATTTTCTTTACCGGAAGTGTCGCAGTTGGAAAAGTTGTAGCCAAAGCCGCAGCCGAAAATCTAACGCCAATAACTCTTGAACTTGGCGGAAAAAACCCTTGTATTGTAGATGAAACTGCCAACTTAAAATTAGCTGCGAAACGTATTGTCTGGGGGAAATTTATTAATGCCGGCCAAACTTGTATTGCGCCGGATTATATTTTGGTTCAAAAAAACATGAAGGTTAATTTCATTAGTTTTTTGATCGAAGAAATCATAAAAGCATACGGTAAAAAAATGGAAAAATCTCCTGATTTTGCGCGTATTATCAATACCAAAAACTGGTTGCGATTAGCCAGTATGATAGAACCTGAGAAAGTGATTTTTGGAGGAGAAACAGATGCTAACAATCTTTTCATTTCGCCAACTTTAATCGAAGAACCGGCATTGGATAGTCTGGTTATGAAAGAAGAAATATTTGGCCCTATTTTACCTATTCTTATTTATGAAACAGAAGCTGATATTCATAACGTGATTAGCCGTTATGAGAAACCTCTTTCATTTTACATTTTTAGCGAAAATAAATCCTTTGCAAAAAAAATGATCAAAACCTATTCGTTTGGCGGTGGCTGCATCAATGATACAGTGGTTCATTTTTCTAATAAAAGGCTGCCTTTTGGCGGTGTTGGCCATAGTGGCATAGGCGCTTATCATGGTCAGTTGAGCTTTGATATTTTTTCTCATCATAAAGCAGTAGTAAAAAAGGCAAACTGGCTTGATTTACCTATGAGATATGCACCATACAAAGATAAATTGGCTTCCATTAAAAGGATATTAGACTGGATATAATAGCCCAAAAACAATTTCGTAATGTTTTCGGGTTTTTCATATGCATTTGATTAAAAATATTATATTTACGTCACATTATTTATCCTAAATACCAGAATATAAAACAATTCTACTTTTACACAAAATGAAATCTACACTTGATAAAATCAAAGACATTAAGAATCATGGTTATACCTTAGATTTTTCAACTGTCTTTAACACTGCTTTTGAAAACTATAAAAAAATAGCACTTTATGCAGGGTTAATATTACTAGTTTTTTCTATACTTTTTGGTATCATTGGCTCTATTCTTTTAGCCGTAATATTTGGTGTTGACAAATTAAACAATCCTGCTTTTTTTACCATCAAACCAACACAATTATCAAGTCTTCAACTGGTTTATTATATTGCGGGAACAGTCCTGTTTTCGGCAATTTTAAGCCCTTTTGGTGCGGGATTTCTAAAAATGGCATATTGTGCAGACAGAGATCAGGAGTTTAATGTTTCTACCATTTTTACTTATTACAAATCAAATAAATTTTTACAAATATTTTTAGCCACTGCGATCATTTCATTATTCAGTGTATCTGTATCGACATTTTTCGAAATGCAAAATCTTAATGTGGCGGGACTTCTGGTTTCGTTGCTGACTTCGTATTTTACATTTTTAATGATTCCGCTTATTGTATTTGGAGACTTAAAAGCGATTGATGCTATTACATCGAGTTTTATTCTTATTGCAAAGCAACCCATAGTACTTTTAGGATTAATGATCACCATTGTCGTTGCTCTGATTATTGGTTTTATGGCTCTTTTTATCGGAATCCTTTTTACAGTTCCCCTTAGTTATTCAATGACATACGCTATATATTATGCAATTTTTAAAAGTGATAAAGAAGATCCGATTGACTCAATTGGGCAACCGGATTTAGAATAAATAGAAAATTCTATCAATAAACAGAGCCTAACCTACTCTGCTATAGAATTTTCAAAAAAAACATTTACTAAAACCAAACATACCCCAAAATCTATGGTAGAAAACTATAGTTTTTTCAATTCGTTGATTTCAGGAATTGCCACTCTTGGTAATGCCCTAAAATCAATTATTGCAAACTGGTATGTTTTTACTTCGGACATTATTTTTTACAACAATCCTAAAATTATTCTTTTAGGATTGGCATTATTTGGACTTCTAGGGGTTCTTATTCACCAATTCTTTAAAATAAAAACGAGCATTGGCTATTTCATAGAAAAAAAACTGGAAACTGAAACAGCCAACAGAGAATATCAACTTTATATTTTATTTTTTGGTATTGCCGTTATTGTAATCGAAATCATCAATGAACTTTTTAAAATAAGACCCAAAAGTTTATTGATTACTAATGTTTCTATTGGTTTTACAGTATTGGTTATCTATTTTATAACAAATAAAGTAAAGTTTTTACGGGATCGGGTTCAGCCCATATTTATCTTCTTTTTCTTTGTTTACATCGCTTATGTTGGGCATAATATTATCTATCTCCCAAAAGATGTTATTCCGGTTATTGTTTTTTTAATCTCATTTTTCTTTTCATATAACATTTTAAAACCCATAAAAATATACTGGATCTTTGTTGGTCTGGTTTTTACTTTTCTAATTGTAACCGTTATTTTTCATTTGATTTCTTTAAAATCCTCTATTATTTTAATCAATTTTTGTATCCTTATTTTCATTATCAACCAGGTAAAATATGCTGTTTTAGTTAACAATTCAGATAATTTTAGATTTACAAACGAAATTGTACATAAGGGAAATTCATTGACAATTGCTACCAATAAAAAAAACGAGGTATTATTCTGCAGTGAAACCATAACTTCAATTTTAGGGTATTTACCGGATGAAGTTATGGGTTTGAAATTTTGGAAACTAACCAAAGAAACCGACTTTATTGAAGACATAAAAAATCTCAATCCCGAAGAAAACAAACTTTATATTCGAAAACTAAAAAGCAAAAATGGCGAATACAAATACATTCAGTGGAAAGACAAAAAATTCTCTGAGGATTTAATTATCAGTATTGGTCAGGATGTCACTGAGCAGATTAATGTTCAGGATCAATACAAAAACCTGATCCAGACTGCGACAGATATTATTTTCGAAATTGACAGCGAAGGCTATTTTACTTTTGTAAATGATTTTGGGTTTTCGATTCTGGGTTATTCCGAAAATGAAATTATATCACAACATTATTCGAATTTTATTCATGAAAATTATCAGCGAAATGCAGTTGATTTTTATGAAAACCTGGATATCAATGAAAACAATTTCCCTTCTATAGAAATTCCGATTTTAAAGAAAAACGGAAAAACGTTATGGATTTCTCAAAAAATCATAATTCGTAAAAATGATTTAGGCCAAACCATTGGTTTTGCGGGTATAGCCAGAGATATTACCGATATTAAAAATATAGAAAACGAAAAAAAGAAGCGTTTAAAAAAAATCGAAGCATACAACAATTCGACAAAAAAACTATCGACATCAGATTTTAGTAAATACGACAATTTAGATACGGTTACTGATTACATCATTAAAGAAGCGGCGACTGTAACAAAAACAAATCGGGTAAGTTTCTGGAAATATGATAAAGATTTAATTACATGTCAAAATTTATTTAGCGTTGACAATCAAAACTTAAGCGACAAAAACATCCTCGACAAAGAATCTTATCCTATTTATTTTGAGACTTTAAAAAACAAAGCCATTATCAATGCATCCGATGTTTTTAATAAATTAGAAACGTCTGAATTTCAAAAACTTTATTTTACTAAAAACCATATCAAATCGATGCTTGACGTTCCTATATTTTTGAGCGGACAGTTAGGCGGCGTGGTTTGTTTTGAAAGCACTGCTGAAAAAAGGGACTGGGATAATGAAGATATCAACTATGCCAGAACAATTTCAGATGTTATTTCGTTAGCTATTTCGTCTCAGAAACGTTTGGAAGCTGAACGAAGATTAGAGTTTAAAAGTCAGCTGCTTTCGGCACTTTCTTTATGTACAGAGAAATTTTTGCTGAGTAAAACCACTCATGAAATGTTTCAGGAAACCTATGAAATAATTGGCAAAGCAGCCAAAGTTGATCATATGTATTATTATGAAAGAGACTTTTATACCAATACCGTTTGCCAAAAGTACAAATGGTCAAGAAAAGGAATTGAACATCAAATAACTGAATTACGACAACTTACAGAAGATAATTTACAGGAAATTTATGAGGCGGCAAAAAACAGAAAAATCTTAAACAAACTAACCCGTAATCTTGACGACAATTTTTTTAAGCAACTATTAGTTGATAACCAGATCAAATCTATTTTGATTTTGCCATTATTCATCAACGATGTTTTTACCGGTTTTATTGGCTTTGATGATTGTACCAATGAAAAAAAATGGTCTGAAGAAGAAATCTACATTTTTCAGGTTCTTGCCAATAACATTTCATCGGCATTGGAGCGAAATCGAAATGAAACTAAAATTCTCGAAAGTGAAGAAAAATTCAAACTAATTGCCAATAATATTCCTGGTACCGTTTATTTATCGAAGTTTGATGCTTTCTCGACCAAGATTTTCCTGAATGATGAGATTGCAAACCTAACGGGTTATTCTAAATCAGAATTTATTGAGAATAATTTATCTTTTCTTTCATTGATACATCCTGATGATAAAGATGAAGTAATTAATAATCAGATTGATAATCTGCAAAACGGAACACCTCTACATAATATCTATAGAATTCGCCGAAAGAGTGGCGAATATATCTGGGTAGAAGAATTTGGTGATGTGATTAAAAAAGGAGATGAAATTGAATTTGTTGGTGGAATTTATTTTGATATTACAAACAAAAAAGAAACCGAAGATGCCATAAAAGCCAAACAATTGGCAGAAGCGGCAAATAAATCAAAATCAGACTTTTTGGCCAATATGTCGCATGAAATACGAACGCCTTTGAACGGTATTATTGGTTTTACACATTTACTGATGAAAACTGAATTAGAAGAAATTCAGGAAAAATACATGACAACCATCAATCAGTCGGCACATTCATTGTTGGAGATTATAAACGACATTCTTGATTTCTCAAAAATTGAAGCCGGAAAGCTGGAACTTTTTATTGATTTATATGATATTAAAAAAGTATTGGGGCAGGTTTTTGATCTCATTGTTTACGAATCGAACCAGAAAAATCTTAAACTCGAATTGAATGTAGATCCTGATGTTCCTAAATACATTTGGACAGATATTGTGAGAATCAAACAAATTTTAATCAATTTGCTCTCAAACGCAGTAAAATTCACCAATGAAGGTTCTATTAAA encodes:
- the panB gene encoding 3-methyl-2-oxobutanoate hydroxymethyltransferase, which codes for MSVAKKDYKRITTKSLIEMKSNGEKISMLTAYDFTMAKIVDTAGVDVILVGDSASNVMAGHETTLPITLDQMIYHASSVVRAVERALVVVDLPFGSYQSDPKEALRSAIRIMKESGGHAVKLEGGKEIKESIKKILNAGIPVMGHLGLTPQSIYKFGTYSVRAKEDQEAEKLIEDAKLLEKVGCFAVVLEKIPADLAKKVAESISIPVIGIGAGGGVDGQVLVIHDMLGMNNEFSPRFLRRYLNLYEEMTKAIGQYAADVKSSDFPNSGEQY
- a CDS encoding RluA family pseudouridine synthase; the protein is MKIVSDKNNLQVLHEDNHIIVVNKRVGDIVQGDKTGDKPLSDVVKEYIKDKYNKPGDVFLGVIHRLDRPTTGIVVFARTSKALTRMNEMFSNRETQKTYWAVVKNKHQETSAKLVHYLKRNEKNNTSKAHLKEVPDSKLASLDYTVFKELQNYVALEINLHTGRHHQIRAQLAAIGSPIKGDLKYGFDRSNPDGGIHLHARKLVFIHPVSKENITITAPTPDETIWNAL
- a CDS encoding aldehyde dehydrogenase; this encodes MDYKNDIGYRKETLKKLLYNIQKSEDLIVKALYDDFKKPEFEAVLTETNYVISDLKDTIKNIHKWANRKRVFPSLLNFPSTDYIYKEPYGDVLVIAPWNYPFQLALCPLIAAVAAGNRVVLKPSELTPNTSAIIAKIIEKTFHVNHVEVFEGGVEVSNQLLAKRWDYIFFTGSVAVGKVVAKAAAENLTPITLELGGKNPCIVDETANLKLAAKRIVWGKFINAGQTCIAPDYILVQKNMKVNFISFLIEEIIKAYGKKMEKSPDFARIINTKNWLRLASMIEPEKVIFGGETDANNLFISPTLIEEPALDSLVMKEEIFGPILPILIYETEADIHNVISRYEKPLSFYIFSENKSFAKKMIKTYSFGGGCINDTVVHFSNKRLPFGGVGHSGIGAYHGQLSFDIFSHHKAVVKKANWLDLPMRYAPYKDKLASIKRILDWI